AAGCTCTGGAATGAAGGAGAGATAAACCGGATTCTGGCATGGGAAAAAGGACTCTTTGACTACGAGGCGGCACCTGCCCTGTTCCGGAACCGGGAAAGCATCTCCCGTCTGGTTTACAATGAGCACTGCGGGGGAAATTTAAGCAAATTCCTTATAAAAGAAATGGGAAAAGAAGGAAAGGTACTGGTCCTTTTAAAGCCCTGCGATACATATGGATTTAACCAGCTTTTATCGGAAAAAAGGGTAAAACGGGAAAAGGTTTATATTCTGGGAGTTCCCTGTGGTGGAATGAGGGATGAAAAGGGCCTGCTTTTCAAATGCCAGTCCTGTAAGGGCAATGATTTTAAAGCCTTTGACCAGATCATAGAATCGGATCTGTCCGTTCCGGCTCCGGTCCCCTCGAAAGAAGAGGAAAAATTGAACCAGATGACTGCAGAAGAACGCTTTGCTTTTTGGCGGGGGCAGCTTTCCAAATGTATCCGCTGCAATGCCTGCCGTAACATATGTCCTGCCTGCAGCTGCATCAAATGCGTGTTTGATAACCAGGATTCCGGAGTAGAGGCAAAGGCTAATTCCGATGCCTTTGAGGAAAATCTGTTTCATATTATAAGAGCCTTCCATGTAGCGGGAAGGTGTACGGACTGCGGGGAGTGCAGCCGGGTCTGTCCCCAGAACATTCCACTTTATCTGCTGAACCGGAAAATGATTGAGGAGATCAATGAACGGTACGGAACCCATCAGGCAGGAGAAAGTCCTGACTCAAAGTCTCCGTTAACGGATTTTAAGGAGTCTGATCCGGAAATTTCGGCTATATATGGGAAAGGTGGTGTGTCTTGATGCTAAAAATGCCATTGGAACGTCTTGATGAACTTTTTTTTGAACTTTCAAAGGAGCATCAGATATTTGCTCCCATGGAAAAGGCTGGCAGTGTTTCGTTTTTTCCATGGAAAAAAGGGGATACCCTGTGTTTTGATACTCTTTTGACAGATCGTGCACCCAAGTCCTTTTTCTTTCCCCAGTCGGAGACTTTGTACCGAGCCAGGAAAGAAGAGGGGAGCCTTTCCATTGTGCCTGAAGAGGCAGAGGAAAAGAGCGCTGTTTATTTTGGTGTAAGGGCCTGTGACAGGAGAAGCTTTGAGCTTCTGGACCGGGTGTTCTTAAGCACACCCTGCGATTCCTGCTATGAATCCAAAAGAAGGAACGGGTATGTGGTGGCTTTAGCCTGTAAGAACCCTGAAAACACCTGTTTTTGCCAAAGCTTTGGCATCGATCCTGCCTGGCCGGGAGGAGATGTGTCCGTCTGGATCGCAGACGGAGAACTGTACTGGAAAAGCCTGACGGAAAAGGGAGATGCATTGACGGAATTAGTTTCAGAAATGTTTGAGGAGGGAGACCGTAAAAAGGTTGAGGAGCAGAAAGCAGAGATCCGTAAAAAGCTGGATGCTCTGCCCCTGAAGGATTTGAGTCTGGAACGGTTTGAACATCCGGATTCTTCCATGGAGTTGTTTGAGTCGGAACAATGGGAATCCTTATCCGAAACCTGCTTAGGCTGCGGAATCTGCACCTTTGTATGTCCTACCTGCCAGTGCTATGATATATGCGACTACAACGCAGGCCATGAAGTCAGGAAATTCCGCTGCTGGGATTCCTGTATGTATCCGGGCTTTACCGAGATGGCCCATGGAAACAACAGAAACAACCAGATGCAGCGGTTCCGCCAGAGATTCATGCATAAGCTGGTATATTTTCCGGAAAACAACGGCGGCATATATTCCTGTGTGGGCTGCGGAAGGTGCCTGCGTAAATGTCCGTCTTCCTTAAATATTGCCAGGGTGATAAAAGCCCTGGGAGAGAACGGCACGGAAGGAGGAAACCATGAGTGACAGAACCAATGTATTGATTCCGGAAATCGGTATGATTACAGATGTAAGAAGAGATACGCCGGATGTGAAAACTTTTCGCGTAAACGGGTTAGAGGGGAGAAAGCCCTTTGACCATATGCCGGGGCAATGTGCCATGCTTTCCATTCCAGGAGTGGGGGAAGCCATGTTTTCCATCACTTCCTCACCAACCAACAGGGATTACATGGAGTTTTCCATTAAAAAATGCGGCTGCCTCACCGACTGGCTCCACCAGATGGAAAAGGGGCAGGAAATTGCCCTGCGGGGTCCATACGGCAATTACTTTCCCGTTGATACGGAGTTAAAAGGCAAGAACCTGCTCTTTATCGCCGGCGGGATCGGAATCGCGCCTCTGCGGTCTGTGATTAATTACGTCATTGACAACCGGGCGGATTACGGCCAGGTGGATATTGTTTACGGGGCCCGTTCGGCAGAGGATCTGGTAGATTTAGAAGAAATGAGAAAAGACTGGTCAAAGGTCCAGGGCTTCCGTGTGCATCTGACCATAGACCGGGCTGAAGAAGGCTGGGAAGGGAACGTGGCTTTTGTACCTGATTATGTCAGGGAGCTGAAGTTTTCAAACGACAGAACCGTTTTGGTATGCGGTCCGCCTGTGATGATAAAATATGTGCTGAAGGCACTGGAAGAAATGGAATTTGCCAGTACACAGGTCTATACGACCATGGAACTGAAGATGAAATGCGGAGTGGGCAAATGCGGACGCTGCAACATAGGTGCTAAATACGTCTGCAAGGATGGACCTGTGTTCCGTTATGATGAATTGGGCGTCCTGCCCTCTGAATATTAGGAGGTTGACCAATGAATGATATGATTACTGTTTATCTGTTCGGTAAAAAATATACAGTTCCGTCCAATTTAACCATAATGGGAGCAATGGAATATGCAGGATACCAGCTTGTGCGGGGCTGCGGCTGCAGGTGCGGCTTCTGCGGAGCCTGTGCCACGATTTACCGTATCAAAGGAGACAGGGAATTAAAGACCTGTCTGGCCTGCCAGACCCAGGTCCGGGAAAACATGTATGTGGCCACCCTTCCCTTTTTCCCTCTGGTAAAGGAGGTTTATGACATAAGTAAGGTTTCGGTCAATGAACAGGTCATGATGGAGCTGTATCCGGAAATCTACAAGTGCATCGGGTGTGCAGCCTGTACCAAAAGCTGTCCCCAGGGCCTTGATACCATGCAGTATATTGCATATGCCCAGAGAGGGGAATTGGAGAAATGTGCCGAAGAATCCTTTGACTGTGTGATGTGCGGGATTTGTTCTTCCAGGTGTCCGGCCGGGATTTCCCATCCTCAGGTCGGCCTTCTGGCCAGACGGATCACCGGAAAATATCTGGCTCCGGAATCAAGGCACTTAACCAACCGGGTAAGAGAGGTAGAGGCGGGGGATTTTACGGAGCTCATTGAAGCGATCATGGCAAAACCCCTGGAAGAACTGAAAAACCTTTATAATACCAGAGAAATCGAAAAGTAGGAGGAATAGACATGTTTACAGCCAAGATGATGGATTCCGTAAAAAAGGTCGAGGCCACCAGGGAAGAACGGATGCAGACAGAGCCCCGGAGAATGACGGCAGAGGAAAAGGAAAAACTGCTGAAAGCCTATCACCCGGATTATAAAGAGGAAGAGTTTGCCATACTAAAGGCAGGCCCCAATAAGGGAGAAAAAGTGCCCAAAGAACTGGGAGTCCTTTTGCAGGCAAGGAGCCGGATCAGAGACACTGACGTGGATTTATCATCTCCGGACTACGATACGGATGTTCTGATCATAGGAGGAGGGGGAGCTGGCTGTGCGGCTGCCATTGAGGCTTACAGGGCAGGGGCAAAGGTACTGATAGCCACCAAGCTCCGTCTGGGGGATGCCAACACCATGATGGCGGAAGGCGGGATCCAGGCTGCGGACAAAGAAAACGATTCCCCCCAGATCCACTACTTAGACGCATTGGGAGGGGGACATTTCGCCAACCGGCCGGAGCTTTTGAAAAAGCTGGTCATGGAAGCTCCGGAAGCCCTTAAATGGTTAAATGAGCTGGGAGTGATGTTTGACAAGGACAAAGACGGAAACATGGTCACCACTCACGGAGGCGGTACTTCCAGAAAGCGTATGCACGCGGCGGCCGACTACACGGGTGCTGAAATCATGAGAGTGCTCCGGGATGAAGTATTAAACCTTCCGATTTCCGTGGCTGATTATACCTCTGCCGTGGAGCTCATTTTAGATGAGGATAAAAAGGCGGCGGGAGCAGTCCTTTTGAACATGGAAACAGGAGAACTTTTGACAGCCAGGGCAAAAACTGTTATTCTTGCCACAGGGGGAGCCGGACGGCTCCACTATCAGGGATTCCCCACCTCCAACCACTACGGGGCAACGGCCGACGGCCTGGTTTTAGCTTACCGGGCAGGAGCAAAGCTTCTCTATCAGGATACCCTTCAATACCATCCCACCGGAGTTGCTTTTCCGGAGCAGATTTACGGGGCTTTGGTGACGGAAAAGGTCCGTTCCTTAGGCGCCATGTTAGTCAATGCCTTGGGGGAAGCTTTCATGCATCCACTGGAGACCAGGGATGTGTCTGCAGCCTCCATTATCAGAGAATGTGCAGATGGAAAAGGAGTTGTCACTCCTCTTGGGAAGGGAATCTGGCTGGATACTCCCATGATCGACTTAATTCATGGGAAAGGAACCCTGGAAAAGCGTCTCCCCGGAATGCTGCGCATGTATTTGAAATATGAAATCGATATGAGAAAAACCCCTATCTTGATCTATCCTACCCTCCACTATCAAAACGGCGGAATCCAGATCCAAGCGGATTGCCAGAGCACCATAGAGAACTTGTTTGTGGCAGGAGAAGCAGTGGGAGGGATCCACGGAAGGAACAGGCTTATGGGAAATTCTCTTCTGGATATTATTGTTTTTGGCCGCAATGCCGGAAAATGTGCGGCCGGGCGCGTGAAAGACGTACATATAGGAAAGCTTGCTTTGTCACATATAAATGAAATGGAAGAGGAGTGCCAAAGAGCCGGTATTGTTATGGATAAAATTTCCCCGCTGCTTTTGCCAAAGTATGCCAGGACAGCGGGACAGCTATAAGGAGGAGGAAAAGATGAGAGAAATATCAGTAAAAACATTGATCGACGTAGTAGAAAAGCTGTGTATTGATGCAAACCAGTACCTGCCCGAGGATGTGAAGAAGGCGATCAAGACCTGCCGCGCCTGTGAGGACTGGGACATTGCCTGCGGAGTTCTTGACAAGATCATCGAGAATTTCGAAATCGCAGAAAGGGAAGATGTGCCCATTTGTCAGGATACGGGCATGGCCTGTGTGTTTCTGGAGATCGGCCAGGATGTCCACTTTATTGACGGGGACTTGACCGAAGCCATCAATGAAGGCGTGCGCAGAGGCTACGAAAAGGGATTTTTAAGAAAATCCGTGGTAAAAGACCCGGTAAGGCGGGGAAATACAGGTGACAACACTCCGGCTCTGATTTATACGGAAATCGTTCCGGGAGACAAAGTGAAAATTACCGTAGGACCCAAGGGCTTTGGAAGCGAGAACATGAGTGCCATCCGCATGTTTAAGCCTTCTGCAGGAATCCAGGGAATCAAGGATTTTATTCTGGAGACCGTATCCGCCGCAGGTCCCAATCCATGCCCTCCTGTAGTAGTGGGCGTAGGAATTGGAGGAAGCTTTGACAAGGCAGCCCTTCTGGCGAAAAAGGCTTTGATGAGAGAACTGGATTCCTCCCATCCGGACCCTTACTATGCTGATTTAGAAAAGGAAATGCTGGAAAAGATCAACCTTCTGGGAATTGGCCCCCAGGGCTTTGGCGGAAAGACCACTGCAATTGGAGTAAACATTGAGACCATGCCTACCCATATCGCAGGCATGCCCTGTGCCATCAACATCAACTGTCATGTGACACGCCATAAAACGGAAATAGTCTAATGTCTTTGAAAGGCTTAAGCGGTGAAAGACGCACGCCGTTTTTCCTTACATTTTCGTGCCGCAGGCGTCAGCGGCGGATTGGAGATAATAATGATAAAGCATATTACACTGCCTTTGACAAGAGAATTGTCCAAAACCCTTCACGCAGGAGATACGGTTTATCTGACCGGTGATATCTACACTTCCAGGGACGCCGGGCATAAGCGTATGTGTGAGACTCTGGCAAAAGGAGAGAAGCTGCCCTTTGATCCCATGGATGCCACGATTTATTACGTAGGGCCAACTCCCGCAAAGCCGGGCCAGGTGATCGGCTCTGCAGGACCTACTACCAGCGGCCGGATGGATGCCTATGCTCCCACCATGATGTCCGTAGGAGCCAGGGGAATGATTGGAAAAGGAGCCAGGCAGCCGGAAGTGATCGAAGCCATAAAGAAGTATGATGGTGTTTACTTTGGTGCCATTGGGGGAGCAGGAGCGTTGCTCGCCAAATGCATTAAAAAGCTGGAACCCATCGCTTATGAGGATTTGGGAGCAGAGGCTTTATGCAGATTATATGTAGAAGAAATGCCTCTTGTAGTCATTATCGACTGCGAAGGAAATAATCTCTATGAAGAGGGAAAAAATTCTTATTTAAAGTCAAAAGAGTAATTGGATTGATGAGTACCGGCTTTATGATGAAAAAGCAGTGGTTTCTGCCATATGGAAACCAATGTTTTTAAATAAATTATAAAAAATTACAGGAGGTATTTTATGGGAACCAAAACAAACATTGTGGATTGGAAGACAATTACGGATTTTGTAGTGGATGCATTCAAGGGATATGGGATTCCGGAAGAAGATGCGAAAATCTGTGCGGATGTATTGCTGGAGTCTGATAAGAGGGGCATCGAATCTCATGGGGTAAACCGCTTTAAGCCCATTTATCTGGACCGTATCAAAGCGGGAATCCAGAGCCCGGTAACAAATTTTGAAGTAGTAAAGGAAACAAAAACTACAGCAGTTGTTGACGGCCATGACGGCATGGGCCAGGTAATCGGTGTAAAATCCATGAATATGGCCATTGCGAAAGCCAAAGAATATGGCATGGGCATGGTTGTTGCCCGTAATTCCACCCATTACGGCATTGCAGGCTACTATGCAACCATGGCTTCCCAGGCAGGCTGTATCGGAATTACAGGAACCAATGCAAGGCCTTCCATAGCTCCTACCTTTGGTGTGGAAAATATGCTGGGAACCAATCCTATTACCTTTGGTATGCCTACGGATGAGGAATTCCCCTTTGTGCTGGACTGTGCTACTTCCATTACCCAAAGAGGCAGAATCGAATACTATTCCCGTATCGGCAAGTCCACTCCTTCCGGCATGGTAATCGGACGGGACGGAAAGCCCCAGACGGATTCAGATCAGATTCTTGTTGATTTGAATACGGGAAAAGCGGCCCTTGCACCTTTAGGCGGAATCGGTGAAGAACTGGCAGGCTACAAGGGATACGGCTATGCTACTGTGGTTGAAATTCTTTCCGCAGCTTTGCAGCAGGGAAATTTCTTAAGAGCCTTGACCGGCATTGGCGAAAATGGAGAAAAGGTACCCTTCCACCTTGGCCATTTCTTCATTGCCATTGATACGGAAGCCTTTATGGGCCTGGAATCCTTTAAAAAGACCTGCGGGGATATTCTCCGGGATCTTCGCGGTTCTGTTAAAGCTCCAGGGGAAGAACGCATTTATACGGCAGGTGAAAAAGAGTATCTGGTATGGCAGGAGCGCAAAAACAGCGGAGTGCCGATCAATGATGCAGTACAGAAAGAACTTATTAAGATCAGGGAGGAACTGGCACTTAACCAGTACCGGTTCCCATTTGAATAAGAAATATAATGCCATTTGATTAATATGCCCCCTTTCAGACAAACGAGTGAAGTAATAAAACTTGTTTGCCTGGAAGGGGGCATTTAGTGCCTGACCCTAAGGCATGGAATGTCTGGTTGCTCTTTTCTGTCGATCTATGTTAGAATAGGTAAGAGTTTTTATGAACTGATTCTAACGATAAGAAGGCTGGAAATGATGTATTGTATGAGTGTAAGCCATAAAAAGGCTTCGGTGAATATCCGGGAACGATTCGCCTTCCATGAAAAAGAGAAGACAGAATTTATAGAACGGCTGATGAGAAAGGAAGCGGTGACCGGCGTGGTTGTGCTTTGCACCTGTAACCGCAGTGAGATTTATGTTTCAGGAACAAAGCATGCAATCAGTGAGCTTCAGCGGGAGGCTGCTGATTTTAAAGGGATCCGCCTGGAAGAACTGCTGAAATATTTAAATATCTACAGCGGGGAAAGCGCCATCGGGCATTTGTTTAAAGTGGCCTGCGGGTTTGATTCCATGGTCCTGGGAGAAGACGAGATTTTAGGGCAGGCAAAGGCTGCCTATGAGATTTCCAGGGATCAGGGGGCAGTGGATTACGAAATGAATGTGCTGTTCCAAAGGGCGTTTGCCTGTGCCAAACGGATCAAAACAGATACCAATTTGTCCAGAACCCCTCTCTCCGTTGCAACTCTTGTAGCCAATGAGGTGTTCCGCTTTGAAAAAGAGGACGGGGAAAAGAATGTAATGGTAATCGGCATGACCGGTAAAATGGGAAATACTATAACAAAGAATATTTTAAGCAAGCCGGGCATCCGTGTTACAGGAACGGTCAGAAGCCATAAGTCCCATCTTACCATAGAGGGAAAGGGGGACCGGGTGAGGGTCGTAGATTACAAGGACCGCTATCAGTACATGGATGAGATGGATATCGTCATCAGCGCCACTTCGGGACCTCATTATACCGTGACCTGTGATGAACTGTCTGAGCGGATAGTTCCCGGGAAAAAACGGCTGTTCATGGATGTGGCTGTTCCTGTGGACATGGACGCTGAGATTGGGGAAATGGAAGGGCTGACCCTTTATAACATT
The nucleotide sequence above comes from Lacrimispora sp. BS-2. Encoded proteins:
- a CDS encoding 4Fe-4S dicluster domain-containing protein, with amino-acid sequence MLKMPLERLDELFFELSKEHQIFAPMEKAGSVSFFPWKKGDTLCFDTLLTDRAPKSFFFPQSETLYRARKEEGSLSIVPEEAEEKSAVYFGVRACDRRSFELLDRVFLSTPCDSCYESKRRNGYVVALACKNPENTCFCQSFGIDPAWPGGDVSVWIADGELYWKSLTEKGDALTELVSEMFEEGDRKKVEEQKAEIRKKLDALPLKDLSLERFEHPDSSMELFESEQWESLSETCLGCGICTFVCPTCQCYDICDYNAGHEVRKFRCWDSCMYPGFTEMAHGNNRNNQMQRFRQRFMHKLVYFPENNGGIYSCVGCGRCLRKCPSSLNIARVIKALGENGTEGGNHE
- a CDS encoding FAD/NAD(P)-binding protein, whose translation is MSDRTNVLIPEIGMITDVRRDTPDVKTFRVNGLEGRKPFDHMPGQCAMLSIPGVGEAMFSITSSPTNRDYMEFSIKKCGCLTDWLHQMEKGQEIALRGPYGNYFPVDTELKGKNLLFIAGGIGIAPLRSVINYVIDNRADYGQVDIVYGARSAEDLVDLEEMRKDWSKVQGFRVHLTIDRAEEGWEGNVAFVPDYVRELKFSNDRTVLVCGPPVMIKYVLKALEEMEFASTQVYTTMELKMKCGVGKCGRCNIGAKYVCKDGPVFRYDELGVLPSEY
- a CDS encoding 4Fe-4S dicluster domain-containing protein, with protein sequence MNDMITVYLFGKKYTVPSNLTIMGAMEYAGYQLVRGCGCRCGFCGACATIYRIKGDRELKTCLACQTQVRENMYVATLPFFPLVKEVYDISKVSVNEQVMMELYPEIYKCIGCAACTKSCPQGLDTMQYIAYAQRGELEKCAEESFDCVMCGICSSRCPAGISHPQVGLLARRITGKYLAPESRHLTNRVREVEAGDFTELIEAIMAKPLEELKNLYNTREIEK
- a CDS encoding Ldh family oxidoreductase, producing MGTKTNIVDWKTITDFVVDAFKGYGIPEEDAKICADVLLESDKRGIESHGVNRFKPIYLDRIKAGIQSPVTNFEVVKETKTTAVVDGHDGMGQVIGVKSMNMAIAKAKEYGMGMVVARNSTHYGIAGYYATMASQAGCIGITGTNARPSIAPTFGVENMLGTNPITFGMPTDEEFPFVLDCATSITQRGRIEYYSRIGKSTPSGMVIGRDGKPQTDSDQILVDLNTGKAALAPLGGIGEELAGYKGYGYATVVEILSAALQQGNFLRALTGIGENGEKVPFHLGHFFIAIDTEAFMGLESFKKTCGDILRDLRGSVKAPGEERIYTAGEKEYLVWQERKNSGVPINDAVQKELIKIREELALNQYRFPFE
- a CDS encoding FAD-dependent oxidoreductase, encoding MFTAKMMDSVKKVEATREERMQTEPRRMTAEEKEKLLKAYHPDYKEEEFAILKAGPNKGEKVPKELGVLLQARSRIRDTDVDLSSPDYDTDVLIIGGGGAGCAAAIEAYRAGAKVLIATKLRLGDANTMMAEGGIQAADKENDSPQIHYLDALGGGHFANRPELLKKLVMEAPEALKWLNELGVMFDKDKDGNMVTTHGGGTSRKRMHAAADYTGAEIMRVLRDEVLNLPISVADYTSAVELILDEDKKAAGAVLLNMETGELLTARAKTVILATGGAGRLHYQGFPTSNHYGATADGLVLAYRAGAKLLYQDTLQYHPTGVAFPEQIYGALVTEKVRSLGAMLVNALGEAFMHPLETRDVSAASIIRECADGKGVVTPLGKGIWLDTPMIDLIHGKGTLEKRLPGMLRMYLKYEIDMRKTPILIYPTLHYQNGGIQIQADCQSTIENLFVAGEAVGGIHGRNRLMGNSLLDIIVFGRNAGKCAAGRVKDVHIGKLALSHINEMEEECQRAGIVMDKISPLLLPKYARTAGQL
- a CDS encoding 4Fe-4S dicluster domain-containing protein; translated protein: MHAIEETIKETCKKLWNEGEINRILAWEKGLFDYEAAPALFRNRESISRLVYNEHCGGNLSKFLIKEMGKEGKVLVLLKPCDTYGFNQLLSEKRVKREKVYILGVPCGGMRDEKGLLFKCQSCKGNDFKAFDQIIESDLSVPAPVPSKEEEKLNQMTAEERFAFWRGQLSKCIRCNACRNICPACSCIKCVFDNQDSGVEAKANSDAFEENLFHIIRAFHVAGRCTDCGECSRVCPQNIPLYLLNRKMIEEINERYGTHQAGESPDSKSPLTDFKESDPEISAIYGKGGVS
- a CDS encoding fumarate hydratase, which translates into the protein MREISVKTLIDVVEKLCIDANQYLPEDVKKAIKTCRACEDWDIACGVLDKIIENFEIAEREDVPICQDTGMACVFLEIGQDVHFIDGDLTEAINEGVRRGYEKGFLRKSVVKDPVRRGNTGDNTPALIYTEIVPGDKVKITVGPKGFGSENMSAIRMFKPSAGIQGIKDFILETVSAAGPNPCPPVVVGVGIGGSFDKAALLAKKALMRELDSSHPDPYYADLEKEMLEKINLLGIGPQGFGGKTTAIGVNIETMPTHIAGMPCAININCHVTRHKTEIV
- a CDS encoding Fe-S-containing hydro-lyase codes for the protein MIKHITLPLTRELSKTLHAGDTVYLTGDIYTSRDAGHKRMCETLAKGEKLPFDPMDATIYYVGPTPAKPGQVIGSAGPTTSGRMDAYAPTMMSVGARGMIGKGARQPEVIEAIKKYDGVYFGAIGGAGALLAKCIKKLEPIAYEDLGAEALCRLYVEEMPLVVIIDCEGNNLYEEGKNSYLKSKE
- the hemA gene encoding glutamyl-tRNA reductase encodes the protein MMYCMSVSHKKASVNIRERFAFHEKEKTEFIERLMRKEAVTGVVVLCTCNRSEIYVSGTKHAISELQREAADFKGIRLEELLKYLNIYSGESAIGHLFKVACGFDSMVLGEDEILGQAKAAYEISRDQGAVDYEMNVLFQRAFACAKRIKTDTNLSRTPLSVATLVANEVFRFEKEDGEKNVMVIGMTGKMGNTITKNILSKPGIRVTGTVRSHKSHLTIEGKGDRVRVVDYKDRYQYMDEMDIVISATSGPHYTVTCDELSERIVPGKKRLFMDVAVPVDMDAEIGEMEGLTLYNIDYFDTLSKNNTEIKLKELDRAAVIMEEELDGAIKEVVFHPYIKRMAELKEAFAGKRLDALLYEIRDHVSSEDLKVVLKTLDGLEYWIKEG